GAAAGGGACTGAAGCTCACAAAGGCTACGTGGCTAAATGGGATATTGATAGTGTCCTAATTAGAATTTAATTAAGTACCCACGCTCGCTTTTGGGATAAAGATTTCAATTTTGCTAACTTAAATATAAATAAACCCAATTTCGGTGCGAGTAAATGATCTGATATTGTGAATGCACGGAGCTTTAACATTCATTTAATTGGGGATCAGGATATTGATTCCACCGCTGATTGTGTTATGCCCGCTATTATTTTAGAAGGGATTGTGTGGCTGGAGGTAACAATTTGGAATGTTTCCCCTATATGGAAAATAACCAACTGTGCCTtgcgtatatatatatatatacatacatacacacacacacacacacacacacaaaacagctcCCCGAAAAGCATCGGCCACTGTGAGGTGTCGAATTCAATTATTGGTAACAATGACCTCTTTCAATTACACCCTTCTGGTGTATGTAGTCCTATCCAAACGCCCTGCAGCCCTGTCCAAAGCAACTTCAGTTATTTGTCAGCACTGGGTTAGGACTCTGACTGCCCGCTGCTTTGACTAACTCCGCCAGGTTTACTCAAAAAAGCAAAGCGAGACTGAAACGATCAAAGCTGATTTCTAAAGTACTGGTCAATCAGCGAAGGGAACAGGGagttatttaataataataaaaaaaattcacgTCACGTGACGCAAACCTCTGTAAACATGGTCCCAGTTAGTTATCCCTGCACACCCGAAGGTGTGTAATGCTTGTGAGCGGCTGAAACAGATGTAGACACCAATTCTACATCCTTGCAAGACCCGAACCTCGAGTCCATGACCCACTCCATCTGCAATTTGTGTTTAGAGTTTATTCCTAACACTAAGACTTTCATCTTTCGCTTGCGGTGCAAACTTTCGTGCGACGTCAGAAAGGACAAGACCTGGAAAATACTATTTCAAACCACCATGTGAAAAACAAAATGACAAAGGACAGTTATAAATAATGCCTGCAAATATAATCAGAAAACGGCCGCTGTTTGCAGTTTGTTTTGATTAAATAACACTGTTTGAATTATTTGTGTAAGTGCAATCTGGAAACTTaacttgaaggaaaaaaaatccccacgAATAGCtagtttaaataaggtaataTAGGAACTGGAAGTGTAGtaattttgtaactttgtatTCATTCATACATCTTCAAAATACGCCCAACTCTAAGCCAACACTAAATTCACCACATGTCAGTTATGTTTTAATTCTACTGGTTATGGAACAAAATGGTTATAAGCGTTATGTGTCTAAATGTTTATAAACTTGTCCATCACAGGTGGGAAAATAAAGAAACATTAGCAAAAAACGTTGCAAGAGCATTTTGAATCACAGAGTTTGTGTTCCTGGAGTATTAACTCAAACGGTAACATTGAGGTTAAGCTACTTATAAATTAATTTTTAGAAATTATTAGCTCTGGAAAACTGTATAGATCCACTGTTTTTGTTAATACATTTAACCTGCATGTCTAGTTCAGCAGAACCCCTGAGAACCTCATCGACTTTTGCAAAAAAGGATGTCACAAATTCATCTCTAACCTGTCCAATAAcattcaggaaaaaaacaaaataaaaaaaaaacccaccgcaattttgcaattacttttttttctttaaaaaaagttttaacatGAGACAAATAAAGacaaccaactctctctctctctttaataacTTGTCCTCCGACAATAATAACAAGGAAAATAAAGTGGAGAGGAGTttttgaaaaagaaagaaagaaagaaagaaagaaagaaagaaaatcacttTCACAAAGCATTTGCCATCAACGCTTCCAATGCCTGCCAGTCGCATGGGTTAAACACGTACATAATCCTACGTTACTTGAACAAGTTGTTTATGGAGTTGATTTTATAGTTGCTTAcagcaaatataaataaataaacagccccacgcagggggtgggtctggaatggatgCGCAGGGAAGAGCGCTGAACTCCCTCTGATTTATCCAACCCCATGGATTATTTATCCGCAAAGTTCCAAGGCACGCGATTGGCGGACGTCAGGGGTGTCAGAGAAATCTCCCGCTCCCCATTGGCTCGTTCCACGTGCGGGCCAGCCTCACGTGCTTCCGGTTCGAATGAAAAAAGTGTGGCTGAGCGATTTTTTAGGGAGAGTTTGTTGCAAAGATCGGAGCTGTCAGAGatttgcttaaaaaaattaaaaaaaaaaatacccaggCGCTGTGCAAGCTGGCGCTTAAAGGCTCTGCCAAGCCTGATCTGTGGGCAAAGCAGAGTATGACACTTGGGGAAATCAAAACCTACAGTATTTGTAGGAAGATGGTTAGATTTTAAAGGCGATTTGGGGGggcgggtgtgggggggagctgctttgttattttattttattgggtGGTGGTGGAAATAGAAGGTAATtgcaaaaaaatccaaaacccaATTCGCTCCAGTGTCTCGGTATTTTTGGATAtagctgtctttaaaaaaaaacaaaccaccaccaaCCCATCTCTCTAGATCAGATCCAAGCCAACAAGtggattttatttgtattttttttcaccCCACCACCCACTGGGGTGGgaataaaaagtgtgtgtggggggagggaaaggcagcGATCTCCGTGGCGGGGGCTGATTATGGAAGAGCAGCCGGACAGTAAAAGTCACCGAGACTGTGCTACAACaactaccagcagcagcagcagcagcgatggAGAAAGCGTCCCCGTCTCCCCCAGCCACGCGCCGTCCTCGCCCGCAGCGCCCTGCATCCTGCCtatgccccaccaccaccagccgCAGCCGCAGCAGCACCGCACCACCAACTTTTTCATTGACAACATCTTGAGGCCGGACTTTGGCTGCAAGAAAGAGACGCTCCTGATCGtcggcgcagcagcagcagcagcagcagcaggaggaggaggtggtggaggcGGCGGCCGGGACAGAGACCGAGATCGCGGTCAGACATCAGGTAGAGAAAACGTCAACCCACTGATAACGAGGCCATCCAACCCGTCCTCTCTCCTTTGCCCGGATTCAAACTGTAACCCCGACAGCTCCTCCTCGGCgcctcctgctgcagctgctgcctctAAAGCGAACCCCGCCGCGGCAGCAGCCGTAGCAGCAGCGGTAGCGGCCGCCAAGCCACCCTCCGAAGGGAGTGGAACTAACCCGGCGAAGTATGGGGAACACGCCAACCCCGCCATCCTGCTCATGGGCTCTAATAATGGAGGACCTGTTGTAAAGAGCGATTCTCAACAGCCTCTAGTATGGCCTGCCTGGGTTTACTGCACTAGGTATTCAGACAGACCATCTTCGGGTAAGAACCACTTCGCTGATCACATCTGTTAGCTATTACATAATAATACGCAGtcgcttttttttcccctttcaccagcccccctcccttctttAGCGTctagagattattttttttataatatatCTCAATAATAGAGCTCGATTTTGCTTTCGGAGCCTATTCCTAGCGTGGGGGTGTTTGGGTCACACAGCCAAGCCCTTCGCGCTCGGGTTAAATTATTTGGTGGGAGGCATAGGGAAATCTTTTCCTCTTGCCccttcttccccccttcccctttaTAAAACCCCGAATTCGGATGCAGGAGGAGCGATCTGGGGGTTTTTAttcgggctctgggctgggattacAGATACAGTAGCTGTGAAGCGAGGCagtagattttttatttttattgtgtgctgatgagtgggggggggatgggagggggagctCAGAGACACATGTTGAACGTATTATATATTTGAAAGGGTGTTGGGGGTGAGGTACGGTTCTGAAAGGCAGAGGGGGGGGAAATGCTTTCAGGGAAAATGTTTCTGTTATGGGAAAGCAAAATGGGCCTCTCTGAGAGCAAAAGAAAACCAGGCCTCTAGGTCGCATATTGACAAGCGGGGTTGTGTTCGTTCTAGTTTTTAGCGGCTAAGGAGCTTTCTTTCCCCAAGGATAATATCTGGTATTGTTTGGGGGAATAtattcccctctccccttcccaaaaATATGGGAAGAAAAgattctgaaaaagaaaaaaacaagatcAGATTCTCCGGGACCGGGGatatttctgctgctgctgatttTCAGTCGAGTTATTTTCAGTCGAGTCCCTTTAGCGTTCCATTTGCTTATTTGAGTTCTGTTTACATGGAACAAATCACGCGATCCGGGTCACTTTAAAAGGGTCTCCCAGAATTACCTCCCAGTCCAGCTTGTGGCTAGAGGAGAGAAATGTAGCTCCGACCTCCGGGAAAATCCCAGCGAAGGAAGTTCCCCAACGAGGCAGCGTCTCTGTCCGCAAACCCTGGCCCGaaccggcgggggagggggaaagtaaGCTTAATAATAAAACAGAATAAGAAGCAACCCCCTTTGGCGGGAGCCAGGGCCGgggaaggcagaggaggggcGCAAATGCCCGGCTGGTGGCTCGCCGTAACTCGCGCTGTCTTCTCCGCCTTCCCTTTATTAGCTCCTGCCACGGAAAGTGATCAATTTGCTGCTATCAGCCCGAGTCATCTCGATCCCACTGTTATTGACACGTCCAGCTACTTGAAACTCAGAAAAGCCCGTTTGATTGACTAAACGGATTGATTGAGTGATTGAGCTGTCAGGCTCTTGCCTTCTCGGCCCCGGGCCGGGCAATGATTTTATGAGCGGTTCCCAATGCCGCCACATGCAAAGTATTTTACACTTTCCTTTTGCAAAATCTCCTCTCTGGCACCCAGTCCCAGAAAGCTCTGCTGGGAATGTGCAC
This region of Mauremys mutica isolate MM-2020 ecotype Southern chromosome 10, ASM2049712v1, whole genome shotgun sequence genomic DNA includes:
- the EN1 gene encoding homeobox protein engrailed-1, yielding MEEQPDSKSHRDCATTTTSSSSSSDGESVPVSPSHAPSSPAAPCILPMPHHHQPQPQQHRTTNFFIDNILRPDFGCKKETLLIVGAAAAAAAAGGGGGGGGGRDRDRDRGQTSGRENVNPLITRPSNPSSLLCPDSNCNPDSSSSAPPAAAAASKANPAAAAAVAAAVAAAKPPSEGSGTNPAKYGEHANPAILLMGSNNGGPVVKSDSQQPLVWPAWVYCTRYSDRPSSGPRTRKLKKKKNEKEDKRPRTAFTAEQLQRLKAEFQANRYITEQRRQTLAQELSLNESQIKIWFQNKRAKIKKATGIKNGLALHLMAQGLYNHSTTTVQDKEESE